The nucleotide sequence CTTACGCCACACGTAATCCGGATGTGGGAACGACGTTATGCAGCGGTATGCCCTACTCGAACGCCAACCAATCGGAGGCTCTATTCGGACAGTGACATTACTCGGCTGCGCCTTCTGAGCCGGGCGAC is from Candidatus Hydrogenedentota bacterium and encodes:
- a CDS encoding MerR family transcriptional regulator; this encodes MQHQSQHPIQVVALRTGLTPHVIRMWERRYAAVCPTRTPTNRRLYSDSDITRLRLLSRAT